A part of Paraliobacillus zengyii genomic DNA contains:
- a CDS encoding SE1561 family protein, which produces MNQQDKITQLKLQLQTFSDQLDNLDPSKTSIEDIDRLINMIEEMEKELT; this is translated from the coding sequence ATGAATCAACAAGACAAGATTACACAATTAAAATTACAGTTACAAACATTTTCAGATCAATTAGATAATCTAGATCCAAGTAAGACATCAATTGAAGATATTGATCGCTTAATTAATATGATTGAAGAGATGGAAAAAGAGTTAACCTAA
- a CDS encoding YfkD family protein → MTLLIVFSFPFSSDAKDSKSNEENKLEIPNYVLTISKENTYPNSTEDEVTLEPSEFVEEMINESDIPIDNPDLIKMLNETTIKTSPFALGYRGSIFLGHWPLNYKSDETNVNWEYQKINTNEMNNISGDAQKTMSYNQLEKSDVKGALTAKIDRPDQIKKMMLLEAKKNIALPLSFHTIFGKDTKKANTYAVPVKKIGYLNAFAPALSEKGEVTFGEVYIELKGSKKKIVVKNVTKQGIGAWIPIQDHVSFSFELK, encoded by the coding sequence ATGACACTATTAATTGTTTTTAGTTTTCCTTTTAGTAGCGATGCGAAAGACTCTAAATCTAATGAGGAGAACAAATTAGAAATTCCAAATTATGTTTTAACAATATCAAAGGAGAATACGTACCCGAATTCAACTGAAGATGAAGTAACTTTGGAACCGAGTGAATTTGTTGAAGAAATGATAAACGAGTCAGATATACCGATAGATAATCCAGATCTGATTAAGATGCTAAACGAAACAACGATAAAAACCTCACCATTTGCACTTGGTTATCGTGGCAGTATATTTTTAGGACATTGGCCTTTAAATTATAAGTCAGATGAAACAAATGTGAATTGGGAATACCAAAAAATCAATACAAACGAAATGAATAACATTTCCGGTGATGCACAAAAAACAATGAGTTACAATCAACTGGAAAAATCAGATGTAAAAGGCGCACTAACTGCAAAAATAGATAGACCTGATCAAATTAAAAAAATGATGCTACTTGAAGCTAAAAAAAATATTGCATTACCACTCTCCTTTCACACTATATTTGGAAAAGATACAAAAAAGGCAAATACGTATGCAGTTCCGGTTAAAAAGATTGGTTATTTAAATGCATTTGCACCAGCGCTCAGTGAAAAAGGGGAAGTTACTTTTGGTGAGGTATATATAGAACTAAAAGGTTCAAAGAAGAAAATAGTTGTAAAAAACGTGACAAAACAAGGAATTGGTGCTTGGATTCCGATTCAAGATCATGTTTCATTTTCTTTTGAATTGAAATAA
- a CDS encoding YczE/YyaS/YitT family protein, translating into MKSFKVRSIFFLVGIVILSFGISMTIKADLGAGAWDALNVGLSSVIGLTVGSWVIIIGLLLMLVNAWIVRERPDYFAIITILVIGLMIDFWLLIVMESWNFSGLIEQLFLLLIGISVLGFGVSIYLQPKFSLNPVDGFMVALKKRFHLSTMVAKTLTEATALVIAFLIGGPIGVGTFIILFGVGPAIQLFEPTANRMATYLDNGQKTI; encoded by the coding sequence ATGAAGAGCTTTAAAGTTCGTTCAATCTTTTTTTTAGTTGGTATAGTTATTCTATCTTTTGGTATCTCGATGACGATAAAGGCAGATCTAGGAGCTGGGGCTTGGGATGCGTTAAATGTAGGATTATCTAGTGTAATTGGTTTAACGGTAGGAAGTTGGGTAATTATTATTGGTTTGCTTTTAATGCTAGTAAACGCTTGGATTGTGAGAGAACGACCTGATTACTTTGCGATTATTACAATATTAGTGATAGGATTGATGATTGACTTCTGGTTATTGATTGTAATGGAGTCATGGAATTTCTCTGGTCTAATAGAACAATTATTTCTGCTACTTATAGGTATATCTGTATTAGGATTTGGAGTGTCTATCTATTTACAACCAAAATTTTCTCTGAATCCAGTTGATGGTTTCATGGTCGCGTTGAAGAAGAGGTTTCATTTAAGTACAATGGTTGCTAAAACGTTGACAGAGGCTACTGCTCTTGTTATCGCATTTTTAATTGGTGGTCCTATCGGTGTTGGAACATTTATTATATTATTTGGTGTTGGTCCTGCTATTCAGTTATTTGAGCCAACAGCAAATCGTATGGCTACCTATTTAGATAATGGTCAAAAAACCATCTAG
- a CDS encoding mechanosensitive ion channel family protein, translating into MDLDNILVFLNNVLESDIAQVIIGGFLLLVIVFVLRKIIRSFFQRTRFVDDKKEKTIESMLNSIIKYIATIGYIFYVLTIFGFNPASMLAGAGVLGIVIGFGAQSLVKDLLAGIFMLYEKQLQQGDWIKVNNTYEGLVEEIGFRVVKVRQWSGILVTISNGQVETIENFNVNKMRVIESVTISFYEDPKKIFTILEDICIRLNVELADYLKKDLTGSPVEPFTLFGLGSLNDQNHGYQYTITGLCHDLAYFAAAKETRKIIAQTMYDNQIQMAEQHVHVNSNKN; encoded by the coding sequence TTGGATCTAGATAACATCTTAGTATTTCTAAATAATGTTTTAGAAAGTGATATAGCCCAAGTCATAATTGGTGGCTTCTTATTATTAGTTATTGTTTTTGTTTTACGTAAAATAATACGTTCCTTTTTCCAACGAACGCGATTTGTTGATGATAAAAAGGAAAAAACCATTGAATCGATGTTAAATTCGATTATAAAATATATCGCTACAATTGGATACATTTTCTACGTCCTGACTATTTTTGGATTTAATCCAGCAAGCATGCTTGCTGGTGCTGGGGTACTTGGTATTGTGATTGGTTTTGGCGCACAAAGTTTAGTCAAGGATTTATTAGCTGGTATCTTCATGCTCTATGAAAAGCAACTACAGCAAGGGGATTGGATTAAGGTTAACAATACTTATGAAGGTCTTGTTGAAGAAATTGGATTTCGGGTAGTCAAAGTACGCCAATGGTCGGGTATATTGGTGACAATTAGTAATGGACAAGTAGAAACTATTGAAAACTTTAATGTAAATAAAATGCGTGTAATAGAAAGTGTAACGATCAGTTTTTATGAAGATCCAAAGAAGATTTTTACAATCCTAGAAGATATATGTATAAGGTTAAATGTTGAACTAGCCGATTATCTAAAAAAGGATCTCACAGGGAGTCCTGTAGAGCCTTTTACTCTCTTTGGGCTTGGTTCTTTAAATGACCAGAATCATGGCTACCAATATACTATCACTGGATTATGTCACGATCTAGCTTATTTTGCCGCTGCAAAAGAAACACGAAAAATCATTGCACAAACAATGTATGATAATCAAATTCAAATGGCTGAACAACATGTTCATGTAAATTCGAATAAAAACTAG
- the mbcS gene encoding acyl-CoA synthetase MbcS yields MNKQELIAPEYYNIAMEMEKYAQDPERIALIWQDDQGQEKKITYKKLLENANKIGNIFLENGLQKGDKILVMMPRLVDTYEVYLAALKTGIILIPSSEMLRTKDLQYRITHGEAKGIVSYYPFAEQFKEIEQLTTLKKFTVGAEVSEWTFIDKEKELASNQLEIVDSKSDDIAFLPYTSGTTGNPKGVMHTHAWGYAHLRTAPANWLSIKEGDKVWATAAPGWQKWVWSPLLSVLGSGATGFIYDGKFDPKKYLQLLQDQEINALCCTPTEYRLMAKVDNLSDYKLPKLHSAVSAGEPLNREVIDTFERHFDITVRDGYGQTESTLLLGFLKGMKVKAGSMGKPTPGNEVVLIDEECNQVPVGEVGDIAIPLDTPALFKGYYKDEERTKKAHRGNYFVTGDQATMDEEGYFWFEGRSDDIIVSSGYTIGPFEVEDALVKHNAVKECAVVASPDEIRGNVVKAYIVLQDNIDKNDDKLVKTLQDHVKKMTAPYKYPRKIEFIDELPKTSSGKIRRIELRKREEKSL; encoded by the coding sequence ATGAATAAACAAGAATTAATAGCCCCAGAATATTATAATATTGCAATGGAAATGGAGAAATACGCACAAGATCCCGAGCGTATTGCACTAATTTGGCAGGATGATCAAGGTCAGGAAAAGAAAATCACCTATAAAAAACTATTAGAAAATGCTAATAAAATTGGAAACATATTTTTAGAAAATGGTTTGCAAAAAGGGGATAAAATTCTAGTGATGATGCCCCGTTTAGTTGATACATATGAAGTCTATTTAGCTGCTTTAAAAACAGGTATTATTCTGATTCCTAGTTCAGAAATGTTGCGAACAAAAGATTTACAATACCGTATCACACACGGAGAAGCAAAAGGTATAGTAAGTTATTATCCATTTGCTGAACAATTTAAAGAAATCGAACAATTGACTACTTTGAAAAAATTCACTGTTGGTGCAGAGGTATCCGAATGGACATTTATTGATAAAGAAAAAGAGTTGGCTTCCAATCAATTAGAAATAGTAGATAGTAAAAGTGATGACATTGCCTTTTTACCATATACGTCTGGTACAACCGGAAATCCAAAAGGTGTTATGCATACGCACGCATGGGGATATGCACACTTACGTACTGCTCCAGCTAATTGGCTCAGCATTAAGGAAGGGGATAAAGTTTGGGCTACGGCTGCCCCTGGCTGGCAGAAATGGGTATGGAGTCCATTGCTGTCTGTACTAGGTTCAGGAGCAACGGGTTTTATATACGACGGAAAATTCGATCCGAAAAAGTATTTACAATTACTGCAAGATCAAGAGATAAATGCACTATGTTGTACCCCAACAGAATATCGGTTAATGGCAAAAGTAGATAACCTGTCTGATTATAAGTTACCGAAGCTGCACAGTGCAGTTTCGGCAGGTGAACCGCTGAATCGCGAAGTAATTGATACATTCGAACGTCATTTTGATATAACTGTTCGAGATGGTTACGGTCAAACAGAAAGTACTTTACTATTAGGTTTTCTAAAAGGAATGAAGGTAAAAGCTGGTTCAATGGGTAAACCTACACCAGGTAATGAAGTGGTATTAATCGATGAAGAATGTAACCAAGTACCGGTTGGTGAAGTTGGTGATATCGCAATACCATTGGATACACCTGCTTTATTTAAAGGTTATTATAAAGATGAAGAACGTACGAAAAAAGCGCATCGAGGTAATTATTTTGTTACAGGTGATCAAGCAACAATGGACGAGGAAGGTTATTTTTGGTTCGAAGGCCGTAGTGATGACATTATTGTTAGCTCCGGATATACAATTGGACCCTTTGAAGTTGAAGACGCATTAGTAAAACATAATGCAGTAAAAGAATGCGCGGTAGTTGCTAGCCCGGATGAAATTCGTGGTAATGTTGTAAAAGCTTATATTGTACTTCAAGATAATATTGATAAGAATGATGATAAATTAGTAAAAACGTTGCAGGATCATGTAAAAAAAATGACTGCACCATATAAATATCCAAGAAAGATTGAATTTATAGATGAGTTACCAAAGACATCATCAGGAAAAATCAGACGTATTGAATTACGTAAACGTGAGGAAAAATCATTATAG
- the pdaA gene encoding delta-lactam-biosynthetic de-N-acetylase, whose product MKKIIMLLSFSLVLMVTLMPTIAEGSSYGWGYKKGTNHNPPEVGSYGQILENNGGYYLDKSGDKVVYLTFDNGYEAGYTESILDVLKKEDVPATFFVTGHYVRSQPDLVKRMDADGHIIGNHSNHHSDFTTISKEKMKQELATLDEAVGLITDQKDLQYVRPPKGIFNPETIKWTNEFGYINVFWSLAFVDWQTDQQKGWEKSYQQVMDQIHPGAIILLHTVSEDNAEALQYFIEDLHKQGYTFKSLDDLVLKNTIPKELISM is encoded by the coding sequence ATGAAAAAAATAATTATGTTACTTAGTTTTTCGTTAGTTTTAATGGTTACTTTAATGCCAACTATCGCAGAGGGTTCAAGTTATGGCTGGGGCTATAAAAAAGGAACCAATCATAACCCTCCAGAAGTTGGTAGTTATGGGCAAATATTAGAGAATAATGGTGGCTACTATCTAGATAAGTCTGGTGATAAAGTTGTCTACCTGACATTTGATAATGGTTATGAAGCTGGATATACAGAGTCCATATTAGATGTACTAAAAAAAGAAGATGTTCCAGCAACTTTTTTTGTGACTGGTCATTATGTTAGAAGTCAACCTGATTTAGTGAAGCGAATGGATGCTGATGGTCATATTATTGGTAATCACTCCAATCATCATTCCGACTTCACGACGATATCAAAGGAAAAAATGAAACAAGAATTAGCGACTTTAGATGAGGCAGTAGGTCTAATTACAGATCAAAAGGATTTACAATATGTTCGTCCACCTAAAGGTATCTTTAATCCAGAAACAATTAAATGGACAAATGAATTTGGTTATATAAATGTATTTTGGTCGTTAGCTTTTGTTGATTGGCAAACAGATCAACAAAAGGGCTGGGAAAAATCGTATCAACAAGTAATGGATCAGATTCACCCAGGGGCAATTATTTTATTGCACACTGTGTCAGAAGATAATGCTGAAGCATTACAATACTTTATCGAAGATCTTCACAAGCAGGGATACACGTTTAAAAGTTTAGATGATTTAGTATTAAAAAACACCATACCAAAAGAATTAATTAGCATGTAA
- a CDS encoding RNA degradosome polyphosphate kinase, with protein MILTDYQQKLDNPAYYNNRELSWLSFNERVLQEASDSTNPLLERFRFLAIFASNLDEFFMVRVAGLKDQVKAGFNKKDNKSGLSPKRQLDQIAEKNHVLVSEQYNIYQSLQLQLNKEDIAIVSVDSLSYQQEETLERYFEENIFPVLTPMAIDAYHPFPMLLNKSINIAVVLEAEDNTDSIDDDVTTTKSAIVQVPALLDRFIQVDDNDHYVLLEEVISYFIYKFFKGYHVRSKTIFRITRNADMTIHEEGARDLLKEIEKELKKRKWGAAVRLEVKEGAYDQQVVNFLLDVLEIHKKDLYVISGPLDLSFLFQFYNKLATEYEPLVYQKLIPQPSQDIDSDESIFDAAKRKDIFLHHPYESFEAVVELLRDASIDSDVLAIKQTLYRVSGDSPIIKALKQAAENGKQVTVLVELKARFDEEKNVQWAKELEKAGCHVIYGMSSLKTHSKITLIVRKYEGRIERFVHLGTGNYNDQTAAFYTDMSLITTKRKFGIDATNFFNYLSGFTHKPHFHHLSMAPYTIREDFIRYINQEISFHRKRENGHIMLKMNSLTDKPLITKLYEASQAGVKIDLIIRGICCLKPGIQGVSENIRVRSIVGRFLEHSRIYYFHSDGDERILLSSADMMTRNMIKRVELMFPIYDTSIKERIKNILDISLQDNLKSREQASDGNYYYVKANIDEADCNSQMLLYDMAYQVMDDEE; from the coding sequence ATGATACTAACCGACTATCAACAAAAACTGGATAATCCAGCTTACTATAATAATCGGGAATTAAGCTGGTTATCCTTTAATGAAAGAGTTCTTCAAGAAGCTTCCGACAGTACCAATCCGTTGCTAGAACGATTTCGCTTTCTTGCTATATTTGCTTCCAATCTAGATGAATTTTTCATGGTTAGGGTTGCCGGGTTAAAAGACCAGGTTAAAGCTGGTTTCAATAAAAAAGACAATAAATCTGGATTATCACCCAAGAGACAGTTGGATCAAATTGCCGAAAAAAACCATGTGCTTGTATCTGAACAATATAATATATATCAATCTTTACAGTTGCAATTAAATAAGGAAGACATTGCAATAGTATCTGTTGATTCACTCTCCTATCAACAAGAAGAGACATTAGAACGCTATTTTGAAGAGAATATATTTCCAGTCTTAACGCCAATGGCTATAGACGCTTATCATCCATTTCCAATGCTACTTAATAAGTCAATTAATATTGCAGTAGTTTTAGAAGCAGAAGATAACACCGATTCAATTGACGATGACGTGACAACTACTAAATCAGCAATTGTACAAGTACCTGCATTATTAGATCGATTCATTCAAGTAGATGATAACGATCATTACGTTTTATTAGAAGAAGTTATTTCTTACTTTATTTATAAATTTTTCAAAGGGTATCATGTTCGATCAAAAACCATCTTTCGTATCACAAGAAATGCTGATATGACTATCCATGAAGAAGGTGCGCGTGATTTATTAAAAGAGATTGAGAAAGAACTAAAAAAAAGAAAATGGGGAGCTGCTGTTCGTTTAGAAGTAAAAGAAGGTGCCTATGATCAACAGGTTGTGAATTTTTTATTAGATGTGCTGGAAATACACAAAAAAGACTTATATGTTATATCTGGTCCTTTAGATCTAAGCTTTCTCTTTCAATTTTATAATAAATTGGCAACAGAATATGAACCCCTTGTTTACCAGAAATTGATACCACAACCATCACAGGATATTGATAGCGATGAAAGTATCTTTGATGCAGCTAAACGGAAGGATATTTTTCTACACCATCCATACGAATCTTTTGAGGCTGTTGTGGAGTTACTTCGTGATGCGTCAATTGATTCTGATGTACTCGCTATTAAACAAACCTTATATCGTGTTAGCGGTGACTCACCGATTATTAAAGCATTAAAACAAGCTGCGGAAAACGGGAAGCAAGTAACCGTCTTAGTTGAACTAAAAGCGCGATTTGATGAAGAGAAAAACGTACAGTGGGCAAAAGAACTTGAAAAAGCTGGCTGTCATGTTATTTATGGGATGAGCTCTCTAAAAACACATAGTAAAATCACACTGATTGTACGGAAATATGAGGGTAGAATAGAAAGATTTGTTCATTTAGGAACTGGTAATTATAATGATCAAACTGCTGCATTTTATACAGATATGTCGTTAATTACAACCAAACGTAAATTTGGAATTGATGCTACTAATTTTTTCAATTACCTTAGTGGCTTTACCCATAAACCACATTTTCATCATTTGTCAATGGCACCATACACAATTAGAGAAGACTTTATTCGTTATATTAATCAAGAAATTAGTTTTCATCGTAAAAGAGAAAATGGCCACATCATGCTTAAAATGAATTCATTAACTGATAAACCCTTAATCACGAAATTATATGAGGCTTCTCAAGCAGGGGTTAAAATTGATTTAATCATTCGTGGAATTTGTTGTTTAAAGCCTGGTATCCAAGGTGTTAGTGAAAACATTCGAGTACGTAGCATTGTTGGTCGCTTTTTAGAGCATAGTCGCATATATTATTTCCACAGTGATGGAGATGAAAGAATACTACTATCATCTGCCGATATGATGACAAGGAATATGATTAAACGCGTAGAATTAATGTTTCCAATTTATGATACATCGATTAAAGAACGGATAAAGAACATTCTTGATATTTCCTTACAAGACAATCTTAAATCACGTGAACAAGCTTCTGATGGTAACTACTATTATGTGAAAGCAAATATTGATGAAGCTGACTGTAACAGTCAAATGCTTCTTTATGATATGGCCTATCAAGTAATGGACGATGAAGAATAA
- a CDS encoding Ppx/GppA family phosphatase, with translation MKKNYYAIIDIGSNTMRLVIYVQEKAGRLREVENVKAVARLRNHLDQDENLAPEGSDILIHTLQNFRDVLKTYDLTNFVCVATATIRQAKNQYTLKKLVKDHLNWEMRILSEQEEAFYGYLAVVNSTSIKEGITIDIGGGSTEVTYFKDRQLIHAHSFPFGALTLRTFFEKEGSPESNLKDLREYLFHQFKSLDWLTRKAIPLIGIGGSARNLVQIDQNQKAYPLAGLHQYKMDYSDIVGISNYLSSLSLKKLQKVEGLSKDRSDIILPAIEAFHCLYITMEAECFVLSRKGLRDGIFYELLAPKNDDILFPNVLEDSIQELMNDYNLNPENISHVQYLTKSLFDKIKETGIVSLSNQDWKLIKRASQVFNLGDYIDSESSAEHTFYLLANRTIDGLMHVDRLKIALIASFKNKTVFKQFIRPYKNWFLKQERKKMKLLGSLLKFTSSLDATKRQVITDLDLVIKEDVIHLTFYCDKNWMPEAYQSEKQKKHLEKSLHKLIEIHFISN, from the coding sequence ATGAAAAAAAACTATTATGCCATTATAGATATTGGTTCTAACACGATGCGTTTAGTTATTTATGTACAAGAAAAAGCAGGAAGGCTTCGTGAAGTTGAAAATGTTAAAGCCGTCGCCCGTCTTCGTAACCATCTAGATCAAGATGAGAACTTAGCTCCTGAGGGCTCAGATATTCTTATCCATACCCTACAAAACTTTCGAGATGTATTAAAAACATATGATTTAACCAATTTCGTTTGTGTGGCTACAGCAACCATCCGTCAAGCCAAAAACCAATATACATTAAAGAAGTTAGTTAAAGACCACCTTAATTGGGAAATGCGTATTTTATCTGAACAAGAAGAAGCATTCTACGGTTATCTAGCGGTAGTTAATTCAACATCTATCAAAGAAGGTATTACGATAGATATTGGTGGTGGAAGTACGGAGGTTACGTATTTTAAAGATCGTCAGCTCATCCATGCTCATAGTTTTCCTTTTGGGGCATTAACCCTTCGAACTTTTTTTGAGAAAGAAGGCTCTCCTGAATCAAATCTTAAGGATTTAAGGGAATACTTATTCCATCAATTTAAATCATTGGACTGGCTTACTCGAAAAGCCATCCCATTAATTGGAATAGGCGGTAGTGCACGAAACTTAGTACAAATTGATCAGAATCAAAAAGCCTATCCATTAGCTGGTTTACATCAATATAAAATGGATTATAGTGATATCGTTGGCATTAGTAACTATTTATCATCTCTTTCGTTAAAGAAATTACAAAAAGTTGAAGGGTTATCAAAGGATCGCTCAGACATTATTTTGCCAGCAATCGAGGCCTTCCATTGTTTATATATTACCATGGAAGCTGAATGTTTTGTATTGAGTAGAAAAGGATTACGTGATGGCATTTTTTATGAACTATTAGCTCCTAAAAACGATGATATTTTATTTCCTAATGTATTAGAAGACAGTATTCAGGAATTAATGAATGATTATAACCTAAACCCTGAGAATATCTCGCATGTACAATATTTAACTAAGTCATTATTCGATAAAATTAAAGAAACAGGTATAGTTTCCCTTTCCAACCAAGATTGGAAACTAATAAAAAGAGCCAGCCAAGTATTTAATTTAGGTGATTACATTGATTCTGAATCAAGTGCCGAGCATACTTTTTATCTTTTAGCAAATCGTACTATTGATGGATTAATGCATGTTGATCGTCTGAAAATTGCTCTGATTGCTTCTTTTAAAAACAAAACTGTCTTTAAACAATTCATACGACCTTATAAGAATTGGTTCTTAAAACAAGAACGGAAAAAGATGAAATTATTAGGTTCGTTATTAAAATTCACTTCTTCCCTTGATGCAACAAAAAGACAAGTTATAACAGATCTAGATTTAGTTATTAAAGAAGATGTTATCCACCTAACCTTTTATTGCGATAAAAACTGGATGCCTGAAGCATATCAAAGTGAGAAGCAAAAAAAACATTTGGAAAAATCTCTGCACAAATTAATTGAAATTCACTTCATCTCTAACTAA
- a CDS encoding Na+/H+ antiporter family protein, which translates to MAWVVVISVLVMIILSLARVHVIIAILTAGLIAGLMAGLNLVESITLLVEGMGGQSSAALSYILLGAFAAAISYTGITHLLVRYLIRVLTGKRTMLVLVIAGIASLSQNLVPVHIAFIPILIPPLLKLFDQMDLDRRAVATALTFGLKAPYVMIPAGFGLLFHETILKGMANNGVDISTNEIALALLIPGSGMIVGLLIAVFITYRKPKKADNQSLNSKEDELDPVVTFNGKHWLTIIAIIGALVMQLVTDNLIIGALTGLILMFAFLVVPFKKGDFIMTEGITMMGTIAFVMLIASGFGHVLSETGAVIALVEVSSDLLGDNKALIAVVLLLVGLLITMGIGSSFGTIPILAALYVPICIATGFSPMATAALIGTAGALGDAGSPASDSTLGPTSGLNADGKHHHIWDTCVPTFIHFNIPLFIFGWIAALVL; encoded by the coding sequence ATGGCTTGGGTAGTAGTTATTTCTGTGTTAGTTATGATTATATTAAGTTTAGCACGTGTACATGTTATTATTGCAATTCTTACAGCAGGTTTAATTGCTGGTTTAATGGCTGGACTGAATTTAGTTGAGTCGATAACTTTACTTGTTGAGGGAATGGGTGGTCAATCTAGTGCGGCCTTAAGTTATATTCTGTTGGGGGCTTTTGCTGCAGCAATTAGTTACACAGGTATAACGCATTTATTAGTTCGGTATTTAATTCGCGTTTTAACAGGAAAGAGAACAATGCTTGTCCTTGTAATTGCTGGAATTGCTTCTTTATCGCAAAATCTTGTACCTGTTCATATCGCTTTTATTCCAATTTTAATTCCGCCATTATTAAAATTATTTGATCAAATGGATTTGGATCGACGAGCAGTAGCAACGGCTTTAACATTCGGATTAAAGGCTCCATATGTAATGATTCCAGCAGGATTTGGTTTACTATTCCATGAAACTATATTAAAGGGAATGGCAAATAACGGAGTAGATATTTCAACAAATGAGATTGCGTTAGCTTTATTAATTCCTGGTTCTGGAATGATTGTTGGTTTATTGATTGCTGTCTTTATTACATATCGCAAACCTAAAAAAGCTGATAATCAATCATTAAATAGTAAAGAAGATGAATTGGATCCGGTAGTAACATTTAACGGTAAACATTGGCTAACAATTATTGCAATTATTGGTGCATTAGTTATGCAACTTGTAACAGACAATTTAATTATTGGTGCTCTAACTGGTTTGATTCTAATGTTTGCTTTCTTAGTCGTGCCGTTTAAAAAAGGCGATTTTATCATGACAGAGGGTATTACGATGATGGGTACAATTGCTTTTGTTATGTTAATCGCTTCAGGATTTGGTCATGTTTTGAGTGAGACTGGAGCTGTAATTGCTTTGGTTGAAGTATCTTCAGATCTTTTAGGTGATAATAAAGCGCTTATTGCAGTGGTTTTATTATTAGTTGGTCTACTGATTACAATGGGGATAGGTTCATCATTTGGAACAATACCAATTCTTGCTGCATTATATGTACCAATATGTATTGCGACAGGTTTTTCGCCGATGGCAACTGCAGCATTAATTGGAACAGCGGGTGCTTTGGGTGATGCTGGTTCTCCTGCAAGCGACAGTACACTAGGTCCTACTTCTGGACTTAATGCGGACGGAAAACACCATCATATTTGGGATACATGCGTTCCAACTTTTATTCACTTTAATATTCCGTTATTTATTTTTGGATGGATAGCTGCATTGGTTTTATAG